In the Gemmatimonadota bacterium genome, GACGAATAGACGAATAGACGAATAGACGAATAGACGAATAGACGAATAGACGAATGGAGATACATACTGGTTTTGGAGGATGGGCGGGGTTCGCAGATTCGCAGATTCGTTGATTCGCAAGGAGTTTTTATGGCTGAGCAACCCAATATTCTCTATATCTTTTCCGATCAGCATCGCGGCGATGCGATGGGCTGCGTTGGGCATCCGGTGGTTAAGACGCCGAATCTGGACCGTCTCGCGTCTGAGAGTGTTACTTATACGCAGTGCTATACCAATTGTCCGCTGTGTATGCCGTCTCGCGCATCTATGATGAGCGGTCTGTATCCCCGCGAACACGGGTTGTGGGCAAATGATCAGGATGCGAATTGCGAAGGTCCCAGCCATGTGCGTCAGGTGCGCGATGCGGGTTATCATACGGCTTTGATCGGGAAGTCACATCTCTATCTCCACGGCGGTGTGCCAGCTTCGCATAGCAGAGATCGCGTCGATGTGCTCAATGCGTGGGGTTTTGAGGATCCGCACGAGCTTCACGGTCCGATTGCTTCGGGCAAACACAGTTCGCCTTATACCGATTATCTCGATGAGTTGGGTCTGTTGGAGACGCATCGAAAATTTATCAATGATTTTCGCATTCCCTGGCAAAGCGGGACGCTCAAGCCCTGGGAGGAACCTCCCTGTCCACTGCCTACTGAGGCGCATTTAGATAGTTATACGGGGCGTACTGCGGCGAACTGGATTCGCGATTACAAGGGCGATAAGCCTTTTTATTTGCAGGTTCTTTGTCCCGGTCCCCACGATCCGTTTGATTCTCCGCAGGAGTACCGGGATATGTACGATCCCGGGGATATGCCGGCTGGTATTATGGATGCGCCGGGTGATCCCGTTCCGCTTAATGTTCGACGTATGCAGAGGAGCAAGAATCTGTCGGGTATGACGGTTGAGCAAAAACAGGTTATGATGGTGAATTATTTTGCGAAGATTACGCTTATCGATCACTATATTGGCGAGATGCTCGACGCGCTTGAAGAGTCCGGTCTTGCGGATAATACATGGGTGATTTACAATTCGGATCACGGCGAGATGCTGGGCGATCATATGTTGTATAATAAGATCGTTTTTTACGATGCGTCTGTTCGCGTTCCCCTGATTTTGCGTCCGCCGGGAGGTTCGCGGGGTTGGCAAACCGGGGCGTTGACGGATGTGATTGATGTGGTTGCTTCGGTTGTTGATATTGCGGATGCCACACCTTTGCAGACCGATGGGCAGTCCCTTGTTTCACAGGTTCAAGCGGGGGGCGATGCAGAGGGGGCGCAGAGGGGAAAGGATGCTGTTATTAGCGAGGTTTTAGGCCATACGATGGTTTTTGACGGGCGATATAAACTCGGGGTGGAATCGGTTTCGGAGAGGCCAGTTGAACTGTATGATGTTGAGGCTGATCCGGAGGAGTTGAATAATCTGGTGGAAGATGCTGGGCTTGAGTCCGTTCGCCAGGATTTGATTGAGACGCATCTCGGTCCACTGCGCGATCGCTTTGATCACGATAAATACCAGCGTTGGGTAAATTTGAAAAGATGAGGGAGTTTGTATGGATCGTTTGAAAGACAAGGTCGCTATTGTTACGGGTGCGGGGACGCGCGAGGTTGAGGATGAGAAGTTGAGAGGGATAGGGAGTGCGACTGCGGTGCTTTTTGCCCGCGAGGGTGCGAGGGTGATTCTGGCGGATATTGACGGGGAAAATGCGGAGAGGACCCGGGCGGAGATTCGGGCAGAGGGTGGAGAGGCAGAGGTCGTTTTGGCCGATGTTTCAAAGACGGATGAATGTCGGGCGATTGTGGATGCGGCAGTTGAACACTATGGGAAGTTGGATGTTCTGTTTAATAATGTGGGGATTCACGGGCCTGGCAGGGTGACTGAAGTCGAAGAAGAGAACTGGCATCGCGTGATGGATGTGGGGCTTAAGAGTATGGTTTTTTTGTGTAAGTACGCGATTCCCGAGATGGCGGCTTCCGGCGGCGGTTCTGTTATTAATATTTCGTCTATTGACGGTATGCGCGCTGGCAATTCGCGCAATGTTCCTTACGGGATTACCAAGGGGGGGATTATTACGCTGACGCGGCTGGCTGCGGTTCACCACGGGCGCGAAAATGTGCGCGTGAATAGCATTGCGCCCGGGCATCTTCACACGACTTTTGTCGGCAATATTCCCCAGGAGTCGCGAGAGCGCCGCCGCAAAATTGCGCCGCTGGGCACAGAGGGAAATGCCTGGGATATTGCCTGGGCAGCCGTGTTTTTGGGCAGCGATGAGTCGCGCTGGATTTCGGGCGTGGTTTTGCCCGTGGATGCCGGGCTGTTCGCAGGGTCGCCGCTGTCTATGTATGATAATTTGCAGGAAGAGTAGGTGAAAATACAAAAAAAGGAGTTTTTTATGGCTTATAAATTTCAACCCGGCAAGATGTATCGCATGCCCACGCATTTCGGCCCGCTTATGGGTCCTCGTCAGGGTCCAGATGGTCGCAAATTTGAATGTGTGGATAATCCGAAGAATACTTCGATTTCGGTGTCGTTTCTTTCAAATGCGAAGCAGCTTAAGGCGCTTTTGCCCGAGTGTTTTGAACTCGGCGGAGAGCCTGTTGTGTCGGTGTACGCCAATTATATGAAGGAAATTGAGTGGCTGGCAGGGCGCGGTTACAATATTCTGGGTGTTTCTTTTCCTGCGGTGTTTAAGGGGGCGAGAGACCATGTTCGCGGGCCTTTTCTGTCCGTGCTCTGGGAGAATCTCTGTGATCCGATTATCACCGGGCGCGAGGAACTCGGGTTTTCAAAGATCTATTGCGAGATGCCCGAGCCGCGTATTACGAGCAGTGAGGCGCAGGCTGTTGCGGGTTGGTTGGGGTTCAATTTTCTGGATATTTCGGTGACTAATCTGAGGCCAAAATCCGAAGCCCCTGCAAAGGGCGGTGACGCGAAAGTCGATGGGACGCTTCACTACAAATATATGCCGCGAACGGGCGTATGGGGTAAGGAGGATATTGCCTATCCGGTTATTACGCCGGCGAAGGGGGGGCATCGAAAGGTTGAAGAGCATCTGGTTGGCGATGGGTGTATTACGTGGAACCGCGCGCGTTGGGAAGATTTGCCTACGATGTATAATATTGTCAATGCGCTGGCTGATTTGGAGGTTGTGGAGTATTTGGGTGGGTCGCTTACGCGCACGGTCGGCGGCAAGGATTTGAGCGATCAGCGCATCCTGTACTAATGCACCATGGCCGCTCCGCCCGATACGCTGATTGCCTGTCCGGTCATGTAATCGCCATCAGGAGAGGCCAGAAATGCCGCGACGTTTGCAACATCTTCTGGCTGCCCAATGCGTCCGAGTGGATTGTTCTGAGAGGTGCGTTCGACCATTTGCGCTCTAAAGTCTTCGATTGATGTTCCGCTGGGTTTTAATCCGCTGGCTATACCGTGCAGGCGTTCGGTTTCAATCAGGCCGGGGCAAATTGCGTTGACCTGAATGCCGTAGGGCCCCATTTCATGGGCGAGGCTTTGCGTGAATCCGATGACGGCAAATTTTGAGGAGCAATAGGCCGCGAATCTGGCGATTCCGCGCAGTCCCGAGGTCGATGAGATGTTGATAATTTTACCCCCGTTTTTCCGTTTGATGAGGTGGCGGACAATGGCGCGGGAACACAAGAAGGTGCCTTTGACATTTACGCGGTGAACATGGTCGAAGACGTCTTCTTCTAATTCGGCAACGGGTACGCGGTCCGGTCCGGCGGGAGCACCTGCGTTGTTGACGAGGATGTCGATTTTGCCAAAGCGCGCGCGTGCGGCTTGTACCATTTGTTCGACTTGCTCTGCGCTGGTTACATCGACTTCTGTTGCGAGAACCCTCCGTCCCATTGCTTCGATTTCTTTGGCAACTGCGGGCAATCCAGCCCAGTCGCCGCGGGCATTTGCATTTATATCACAGATAACAATATCGGCACCTTCTCGCGCGAAGCGCAGTGCTATTGCACGTCCGATACCGTGTTCACCTCCAGCACCGGTTATCAGGGCGACTTTGTTTTTGAGATTGGACATATTTTTCCTTTCAGATAAAGCGCGAATAGACGAATGGCGATACACACTGCTTTTGGGAGGATGGGCGGGGTTCGTTGATTCGTTGATTCGCAGATTCGTTGATGTCTATTATAGCAGGTCGCGGAGAGGAACGCAACAATACCGAGAGGTTGTGTTATGGAATACACTGTTTTGTCAAAGACTGGTTCGACGCGCGGTACGGCGTATGGGATGAGCAATAAAATTATTACGCATGATGGCAAGACGCATGTGGTGTGGTTGGATCAGATTCACAAGACGTATGTGGCAACGTATTGTCACGAGGCTAAGGTGTGGAGCGATCCAGTTTTTGTGGCGGATGGGGTTGATAATCATGCGGGCGCGGCGATGACCATGGATTCAAAGGGGTTTCTCTATCTCGCGTTTGGTCCGCATCACAATCCGATGCAACACGCGGTGAGTGTGCGTCCCAATGATACGTCCAGGTGGAGAATCCTTTCTCCTTTTGGCGGTGTGAATGCGACGTATCCCAGTCTGGTGTGCGATGCGCGCGATGTGTTGCACGCGTGTTATCGGGGGGCGTATGAGCGCGAGCGGCCCTGGGGCTTGTTTTATCAGCAGCGATCTGTGGATGGGGATTGGACAGTGCCGGTGAAGTTGGTCGATCCTCAGGGTCCGTCGGCTTATGTGCATCTTGAGAATTGTATCCATATTGAGGGCGATGTGCTGTATTTGTCTTTTCATCTGGCGCGGAGCAATGAGGATAATCCAGGAGATACAAAGGGTCGCGGTTTTGGCATTATGCGGTCGCGCGATTGGGGGGAGACCTGGGAGACTGTGGCGGGGGAGAGGCTGGACTTGCCCGTGACGCCAGATTCTCCGTGTGTGATTGAATATAGCGATGGGTTCGATATCCGCATTGGCAATGTGGTGACCTGTGCGGGCGATGTGGTGCTTTTTACGCTGAACCGGCGAGAGGGCGAGTTTGACGAGACGTTTTTGTATCGCTGGCAAAGGGGGAGGTGGGAGCGTAAGTCTTTTTTGCCTTTGGCTGAGAAAGTTTTTGGGCGGTGTGCGATGTCAGATCGGTGTGTGTTGAGTGTGTCACAGGATGGGGTGCTGTACGCGGCGGGTGTGGTGTGTAAGCGCGGCGGGCATTGGGCAGATCCGACAAATGTGATTGTGTTGTTTGTATCGCGGGATGTGGGGGAGACCTGGCAGGCGTATCGGGTTTCGCCGGAGGATGAGAGGGTGTCGGATTGGTTGCCGAGTTTGGAGCGTTGTGCGACATCCGAGAACAAGATCGGGGTTCCCCAACTTTTGTACACGCACGGCGAGATAGGTGAGGGATGCAGCCCGGATATCGATACGGAAATCCGGCATGTGTTTTTGGACGGGGTTGCCGAGCGCGAGAATGCACGGGTGGATCGCGCGGTGTCGGGTTTGGCAGATGTTGCCCGGTTGCCGTTTTCCAGGGCGCAATGGCAAAAGGTGCGGGGGCAAATTGAAAGGCAGGGGCGGCAATATGCTGCTTTGCGCAATGTGTCGGTGGGGTATGACGTGGAGCCACCTCTGGTGTTTGTGCCGGGAGATGTGCCCGAGGGCGAACAGCAGCCGTTTGCGCTGAGTGACGCAAATATTGCGCGGCCAGATGCCGATGATGAGCTGGCTTTTTTGCCGGCGAGTTCTCTTGCGCGTTTGATTGCGCAGAGGGAGATTTCACCGGTTGAGTTGACGCGGTTGTACCTGGATCGCCTCGCGCGTTATGGCGAGAAGTTGAAGTGTGTGGTTACGCTAACAGAAGATCTGGCGATGGAACAGGCAAAGGCCGCTGAGGCGGAGATTGCCAGAGGCGATTATAGAGGTCCGTTGCACGGTATTCCCTGGGGTGCGAAAGATTTGTTGAGTACAAAGGGCGTTCGCACGACGTGGGGGGCTACGCCGTTTAGAGATCGGGTGCCGGATGAGGATGCGAGTGTGGTGAAAAAATTGAGACAGGCGGGTGCTGTGCTGGTCGCCAAGTTGTCACTGGGCGCGCTGGCGTCGGGGCCGACGTGGTTTGAGGGTATGACGCGCAATCCGTGGGATACCGAGACGGGATCGAGCGGGTCGTCAGCCGGGTCTGGCGCGGCAACTGCGGCGGGGTTGGTGGGGTTCAGTATCGGGTCTGAAACGCAGGGTTCTATTGTTTCGCCCAGTCACACATGCGGTGTGGTGGGGTTGCGCCCGACTTATGGGCGGGTGAGTCGTTATGGGGCTATGGCTCTGAGCTGGACAATGGATAAATTGGGGCCTATGTGCCGAAGTGTTGAGGA is a window encoding:
- a CDS encoding sulfatase-like hydrolase/transferase; protein product: MAEQPNILYIFSDQHRGDAMGCVGHPVVKTPNLDRLASESVTYTQCYTNCPLCMPSRASMMSGLYPREHGLWANDQDANCEGPSHVRQVRDAGYHTALIGKSHLYLHGGVPASHSRDRVDVLNAWGFEDPHELHGPIASGKHSSPYTDYLDELGLLETHRKFINDFRIPWQSGTLKPWEEPPCPLPTEAHLDSYTGRTAANWIRDYKGDKPFYLQVLCPGPHDPFDSPQEYRDMYDPGDMPAGIMDAPGDPVPLNVRRMQRSKNLSGMTVEQKQVMMVNYFAKITLIDHYIGEMLDALEESGLADNTWVIYNSDHGEMLGDHMLYNKIVFYDASVRVPLILRPPGGSRGWQTGALTDVIDVVASVVDIADATPLQTDGQSLVSQVQAGGDAEGAQRGKDAVISEVLGHTMVFDGRYKLGVESVSERPVELYDVEADPEELNNLVEDAGLESVRQDLIETHLGPLRDRFDHDKYQRWVNLKR
- a CDS encoding SDR family NAD(P)-dependent oxidoreductase, which translates into the protein MDRLKDKVAIVTGAGTREVEDEKLRGIGSATAVLFAREGARVILADIDGENAERTRAEIRAEGGEAEVVLADVSKTDECRAIVDAAVEHYGKLDVLFNNVGIHGPGRVTEVEEENWHRVMDVGLKSMVFLCKYAIPEMAASGGGSVINISSIDGMRAGNSRNVPYGITKGGIITLTRLAAVHHGRENVRVNSIAPGHLHTTFVGNIPQESRERRRKIAPLGTEGNAWDIAWAAVFLGSDESRWISGVVLPVDAGLFAGSPLSMYDNLQEE
- a CDS encoding acetoacetate decarboxylase family protein; its protein translation is MAYKFQPGKMYRMPTHFGPLMGPRQGPDGRKFECVDNPKNTSISVSFLSNAKQLKALLPECFELGGEPVVSVYANYMKEIEWLAGRGYNILGVSFPAVFKGARDHVRGPFLSVLWENLCDPIITGREELGFSKIYCEMPEPRITSSEAQAVAGWLGFNFLDISVTNLRPKSEAPAKGGDAKVDGTLHYKYMPRTGVWGKEDIAYPVITPAKGGHRKVEEHLVGDGCITWNRARWEDLPTMYNIVNALADLEVVEYLGGSLTRTVGGKDLSDQRILY
- a CDS encoding 3-oxoacyl-ACP reductase FabG, translated to MSNLKNKVALITGAGGEHGIGRAIALRFAREGADIVICDINANARGDWAGLPAVAKEIEAMGRRVLATEVDVTSAEQVEQMVQAARARFGKIDILVNNAGAPAGPDRVPVAELEEDVFDHVHRVNVKGTFLCSRAIVRHLIKRKNGGKIINISSTSGLRGIARFAAYCSSKFAVIGFTQSLAHEMGPYGIQVNAICPGLIETERLHGIASGLKPSGTSIEDFRAQMVERTSQNNPLGRIGQPEDVANVAAFLASPDGDYMTGQAISVSGGAAMVH
- a CDS encoding amidase family protein; amino-acid sequence: MEYTVLSKTGSTRGTAYGMSNKIITHDGKTHVVWLDQIHKTYVATYCHEAKVWSDPVFVADGVDNHAGAAMTMDSKGFLYLAFGPHHNPMQHAVSVRPNDTSRWRILSPFGGVNATYPSLVCDARDVLHACYRGAYERERPWGLFYQQRSVDGDWTVPVKLVDPQGPSAYVHLENCIHIEGDVLYLSFHLARSNEDNPGDTKGRGFGIMRSRDWGETWETVAGERLDLPVTPDSPCVIEYSDGFDIRIGNVVTCAGDVVLFTLNRREGEFDETFLYRWQRGRWERKSFLPLAEKVFGRCAMSDRCVLSVSQDGVLYAAGVVCKRGGHWADPTNVIVLFVSRDVGETWQAYRVSPEDERVSDWLPSLERCATSENKIGVPQLLYTHGEIGEGCSPDIDTEIRHVFLDGVAERENARVDRAVSGLADVARLPFSRAQWQKVRGQIERQGRQYAALRNVSVGYDVEPPLVFVPGDVPEGEQQPFALSDANIARPDADDELAFLPASSLARLIAQREISPVELTRLYLDRLARYGEKLKCVVTLTEDLAMEQAKAAEAEIARGDYRGPLHGIPWGAKDLLSTKGVRTTWGATPFRDRVPDEDASVVKKLRQAGAVLVAKLSLGALASGPTWFEGMTRNPWDTETGSSGSSAGSGAATAAGLVGFSIGSETQGSIVSPSHTCGVVGLRPTYGRVSRYGAMALSWTMDKLGPMCRSVEDCAAVFYAICGPDGRDRSVVDVPFNWCPDVDLSGLRIGYLASEFQKEADGEDPTGVYAAALDVMRGLGADLQPVSLPDYPADAIAMVLRVEAAAMFDDATLRGELDVMTEADKSSWPNTFRAARTVTAVEYLRAQRLRALLMRDVAQVVQDWDAVLVPRGGRTSLTVTNLTGHPAVILPCGFAEGTPRGLTFLGNLYDEATILAVARAYEQATDWHAMHPIV